From one Silene latifolia isolate original U9 population unplaced genomic scaffold, ASM4854445v1 scaffold_70, whole genome shotgun sequence genomic stretch:
- the LOC141639998 gene encoding LOW QUALITY PROTEIN: putative glutathione S-transferase (The sequence of the model RefSeq protein was modified relative to this genomic sequence to represent the inferred CDS: deleted 1 base in 1 codon; substituted 1 base at 1 genomic stop codon), with protein sequence MQEVKVYGVWGSPFSRRVEIALKMKGVEYEFIEEDLNNKSEQLLMYNPVHKKIPVLVHNGKPVVEXITIMEYIDETWKENAVQLLPTDPYKRAQVRFWSKFIDDKIMASVGAALLSQGEDVQKAKEEMEEVLKVLESEIIKKELFGGDKVSFLDIIGLFVAYWVPIVQQLLGNYVLTRDKFPGVYEWADQLLDDTFIKDNLPNKDKLIPLLRTRFGVQS encoded by the exons ATGCAAGAAGTCAAAGTGTATGGTGTATGGGGTAGTCCATTTAGCAGGAGGGTTGAAATAGCCCTTAAGATGAAGGGAGTTGAGTATGAATTTATTGAGGAAGATCTTAACAACAAAAGTGAGCAGCTTCTTATGTATAACCCTGTCCATAAAAAAATCCCTGTGCTTGTCCATAACGGTAAACCCGTGGTGGAATAAATCACC ATTATGGAATACATTGACGAGACTTGGAAGGAGAACGCGGTTCAGCTCCTACCAACAGACCCTTATAAGCGAGCTCAAGTTCGTTTTTGGTCCAAATTTATCGATGACAAG ATAATGGCTTCAGTAGGAGCAGCACTGTTGAGCCAAGGAGAAGATGTCCAAAAAGCAAAAGAAGAAATGGAAGAGGTCCTTAAGGTTCTTGAGAGTGAGATCATTAAAAAAGAGTTATTTGGTGGAGATAAAGTCAGTTTCTTGGACATTATAGGATTATTTGTTGCATATTGGGTACCAATTGTTCAACAACTATTAGGAAATTATGTTCTCACAAGGGACAAGTTCCCAGGCGTTTATGAATGGGCTGATCAATTGTTAGATGATACTTTCATCAAGGATAACTTGCCAAACAAGGATAAATTGATCCCACTCTTACGAACCCGTTTTGGGGTTCAATCTTAA